A DNA window from Leptolyngbya sp. KIOST-1 contains the following coding sequences:
- a CDS encoding adenylate/guanylate cyclase domain-containing protein, which produces MTSFSGPYLALKTGSGDRQLSLVGGNYWTVGRGDDNNFVLPDRWISRNHAMLQGTDNGMFYLIDLGSRNGTFVNGRRVSVPVILHDGDLLTFGQTELRFCSPVATVAVTSRGDARGSDTTATAMLHVRQLISVMVVDIRDFTVMTRQTDEKIHSEAIGTWFRRAGEIIGQYGSWVDKYIGDAVMAVWIHGPEGADEATVLQILQAVSTLAAMTEQLHQQFPLPFPLRIGAGINTGYAMVGNTGSGDRPDYTALGDTVNAAFRLESSTKHLGLDLALGETTYEYIQKICGPEAGADTADMAPPPFKRFTVEMKGYEEPFTLRAGTFSDLDQFLAETL; this is translated from the coding sequence GTGACTTCCTTCTCTGGTCCCTACCTTGCGCTAAAAACCGGCTCCGGCGATCGCCAGCTCTCTTTGGTAGGCGGCAACTATTGGACCGTTGGCCGGGGCGACGACAACAACTTTGTGCTACCCGATCGCTGGATCTCCCGCAACCATGCCATGCTCCAGGGCACTGACAACGGCATGTTTTACCTGATCGATCTGGGCAGCCGCAACGGCACCTTTGTGAACGGACGGCGGGTCAGCGTTCCTGTCATTCTGCACGACGGCGACCTGCTCACCTTTGGCCAAACCGAGCTGCGGTTCTGCTCGCCCGTCGCAACCGTCGCCGTCACAAGTCGGGGCGATGCTCGCGGCAGCGACACCACCGCCACCGCCATGCTCCACGTGCGCCAGCTGATCTCAGTGATGGTCGTCGACATTCGTGACTTCACCGTCATGACCCGCCAAACCGACGAAAAAATTCATTCCGAGGCGATCGGCACCTGGTTTCGCCGAGCCGGGGAAATTATTGGTCAGTACGGCTCCTGGGTTGATAAATACATTGGCGATGCGGTGATGGCCGTTTGGATTCACGGTCCCGAGGGGGCCGATGAGGCCACGGTGCTACAAATTTTGCAGGCCGTCAGCACCCTGGCGGCCATGACCGAACAGCTCCACCAGCAGTTTCCGCTGCCTTTTCCACTCCGGATTGGGGCTGGCATCAACACGGGCTACGCCATGGTGGGCAACACCGGCAGCGGCGATCGCCCCGATTACACCGCCCTGGGCGATACCGTCAACGCCGCCTTTCGGCTGGAGTCATCCACCAAGCATCTGGGACTCGATCTCGCCCTGGGCGAAACCACCTACGAGTACATTCAAAAAATCTGCGGCCCCGAAGCTGGAGCTGACACCGCCGATATGGCACCCCCTCCCTTTAAGCGCTTCACTGTGGAAATGAAGGGCTACGAAGAGCCCTTCACCCTGCGGGCCGGCACCTTTTCCGACCTCGACCAGTTTTTGGCTGAAACGCTCTAG
- a CDS encoding DUF3120 domain-containing protein: MSLSYSNNASPSWLASAIDWLAASRLQIRVFAVSLALVILPVFVQAPLVRYFPWVSLAMTPLWLGLGAWMMQRSRLHLWGDLIVGFGWIWLTGSIYWGWFRWDPLVHLPIEALGLPIAVVCLQWGWGRVGSYFFLGSLLGTAVTDLYINWMHLFPTWQQLMLSDPDVAPLVLRAASVTLESDVAACRALVLVLFLLVATAIALTTSRQLAWWAFGGAVFSTLIVDGLFFLTAALA; the protein is encoded by the coding sequence TTGAGTCTTTCCTACTCCAACAACGCTTCCCCCTCCTGGCTGGCCTCAGCGATCGACTGGCTGGCCGCCTCTCGTCTGCAAATTCGGGTGTTTGCAGTCTCTCTGGCGCTCGTCATCTTACCCGTGTTTGTGCAGGCTCCCCTGGTGCGCTATTTCCCCTGGGTCAGTCTGGCGATGACGCCGCTGTGGCTGGGCTTAGGAGCCTGGATGATGCAGCGCTCTCGGTTGCACCTCTGGGGCGACCTGATCGTTGGCTTCGGGTGGATCTGGCTGACGGGGTCGATCTACTGGGGGTGGTTCCGCTGGGATCCGCTGGTGCATTTGCCGATTGAAGCGTTAGGGTTGCCCATTGCGGTTGTCTGTTTGCAGTGGGGCTGGGGTCGCGTTGGCAGCTATTTCTTCTTGGGCTCTCTCTTGGGCACCGCCGTCACCGATCTCTACATCAACTGGATGCATTTGTTCCCCACCTGGCAACAGCTGATGCTGTCAGACCCCGATGTAGCTCCTCTGGTGCTGCGCGCAGCCAGCGTGACCCTGGAGTCGGATGTGGCCGCCTGTCGGGCGCTCGTGCTGGTGCTATTTTTGCTGGTGGCGACGGCGATCGCGCTGACCACCTCCCGCCAGTTAGCCTGGTGGGCCTTTGGCGGAGCCGTGTTTAGTACGCTGATCGTCGATGGGCTGTTTTTTTTGACGGCAGCCCTGGCCTAG